One genomic region from Desulfomicrobium macestii encodes:
- a CDS encoding amino acid ABC transporter permease codes for MNTSKLKEQLPALLTQVLVVGAIIYVALQLFHNTQANLEARNIASGFGFLSVEGGLPINDSLLPYTPAASYGRAFAMGILNTLFVSALSIVLATVLGVIVGVARVSGNWLVSHLAAVYVEVLRNVPLLLTLFFCYSTLLAFLPSPRMSLVPFGDIFINNRGVYVPRPLFQDGMGWVILALVVAIAASVALVRVSRRMRDETGRGLHSGWMSLGLILGLPAAAYFLTGQPLEFDVPVLSGFNFKGGMVLRPEFSALLIGLVLYTAAFIGENVRSGIQSVDAGQLDAAKALGLSPGPIMRKVILPQTLRVCIPATTNDYTSLIKNSSLAVAIGYPDMVSIGGTIIGQNDQAIEIIGMWMAVYLTINLIVSLVMNWFNAKVQLVER; via the coding sequence TTGAATACGTCCAAACTGAAAGAACAGTTGCCCGCTCTTCTGACCCAGGTCCTGGTGGTCGGAGCAATCATCTACGTGGCCCTGCAACTGTTCCACAACACCCAGGCCAACCTGGAGGCGCGCAACATCGCCTCGGGCTTCGGATTCCTGTCCGTGGAGGGCGGCCTGCCCATCAACGACAGCCTGCTGCCCTACACCCCCGCAGCCTCCTACGGCCGGGCCTTTGCCATGGGCATCCTGAACACCCTGTTCGTGTCCGCCCTGTCCATCGTGCTGGCCACGGTCCTCGGGGTCATCGTCGGCGTGGCCCGCGTATCAGGCAACTGGCTGGTGTCCCACCTGGCCGCCGTGTACGTGGAGGTGCTCAGAAACGTCCCGCTGCTGCTGACCCTGTTCTTCTGCTACTCCACGCTGCTGGCCTTCCTGCCGTCCCCGCGCATGAGCCTGGTTCCCTTCGGCGACATCTTTATCAACAACCGGGGCGTGTATGTTCCCCGCCCGCTGTTCCAGGATGGCATGGGCTGGGTGATCCTGGCCCTGGTCGTGGCCATTGCGGCCTCGGTGGCCCTGGTGCGGGTGTCCAGGCGGATGCGCGATGAAACCGGTCGTGGCCTGCATTCGGGGTGGATGTCCCTCGGGCTGATCCTCGGGCTTCCCGCTGCCGCGTATTTCCTCACAGGGCAACCGCTCGAATTCGACGTGCCTGTGCTCAGCGGGTTCAATTTCAAGGGCGGCATGGTGCTGCGGCCCGAATTTTCCGCCCTGCTCATCGGCCTGGTCCTGTATACCGCCGCCTTCATTGGCGAGAATGTGCGCAGCGGCATTCAGTCCGTGGACGCGGGACAGCTGGATGCGGCCAAGGCCCTGGGGCTCAGCCCTGGACCGATCATGCGCAAGGTAATCCTGCCCCAGACCCTGCGTGTCTGCATCCCCGCCACCACCAACGATTACACCAGTCTGATCAAGAACAGCTCCCTGGCAGTGGCCATCGGGTATCCGGACATGGTTTCCATCGGCGGGACCATCATCGGCCAGAACGACCAGGCCATCGAGATCATCGGCATGTGGATGGCGGTCTATCTGACCATCAACCTGATAGTCTCCCTGGTCATGAACTGGTTCAACGCCAAGGTGCAGCTGGTGGAACGATGA
- a CDS encoding amino acid ABC transporter substrate-binding protein — protein sequence MKTIGKLFLAVVMLAFVGTGAMAGTLEKVQKDGQLILGVSEGVAGFSAPDSNGRWAGFDVDMGRAVAAAVLKDPEAIKFVPLASKQKIVAVSSGQVDLSRGTTWTMKRDCKQGVDFTAVLFYDGQGFMVKKSLGVEKALDLDGGSVAVVSGTTSELNVADFARANGIKLETVVFESKKEAFNAYVAGRTDAFTTDVSQLASLRAGAANADEHIILPEVFSKEPLAPFVRHGDQQWKDLVTWILFGLIEAEEKGITQANVLEMKASSTDPLIQRMLGATGDTGSFLDLDNDWLVRAIQAVGNYGEMYDRNFGPKSALNIPRGYNNLWNKGGLIYAMPIR from the coding sequence ATGAAAACTATAGGCAAACTGTTTCTGGCAGTGGTCATGCTTGCTTTCGTGGGCACTGGAGCCATGGCAGGCACTCTGGAAAAGGTGCAGAAGGACGGCCAGCTCATTCTGGGTGTCAGCGAAGGCGTGGCCGGTTTCTCCGCGCCGGATTCCAACGGCCGCTGGGCCGGTTTCGACGTGGACATGGGCCGCGCCGTGGCCGCTGCCGTGCTGAAGGACCCCGAAGCCATCAAGTTCGTTCCTCTGGCTTCCAAGCAGAAGATCGTGGCCGTATCCTCCGGACAGGTGGACCTGTCCCGTGGTACCACCTGGACCATGAAGCGCGACTGCAAGCAGGGCGTGGATTTCACCGCGGTCCTGTTTTATGATGGCCAGGGGTTCATGGTGAAGAAGAGCCTGGGCGTGGAAAAGGCCCTTGACCTTGACGGCGGCTCCGTGGCCGTGGTTTCCGGCACTACCTCCGAGCTGAACGTGGCCGACTTTGCCCGCGCCAATGGCATCAAGCTGGAAACCGTCGTCTTCGAGTCCAAGAAAGAGGCCTTCAACGCCTATGTGGCCGGTCGTACCGACGCCTTCACCACCGACGTCAGCCAGCTGGCATCCCTGCGGGCTGGTGCCGCCAATGCCGATGAGCACATCATCCTGCCCGAGGTCTTTTCCAAGGAACCTCTTGCTCCCTTCGTCCGTCATGGCGACCAGCAGTGGAAGGATCTGGTCACCTGGATTCTCTTCGGCCTCATCGAAGCCGAGGAAAAAGGCATCACCCAGGCCAACGTCCTGGAGATGAAGGCTTCCTCCACCGACCCGCTGATCCAGCGCATGCTCGGCGCCACCGGCGACACCGGCTCCTTCCTCGATCTGGACAACGACTGGCTCGTCCGGGCCATCCAGGCCGTGGGCAACTACGGCGAGATGTACGACCGCAACTTCGGCCCCAAGAGCGCCCTGAATATCCCACGCGGCTACAACAACCTGTGGAACAAGGGCGGGTTGATCTACGCCATGCCCATCCGCTAG
- a CDS encoding nucleoside deaminase, with translation MSNTQNAYNRANTSFSLDLPDWAVEELNALPKHLVSVEERMAAVIEFSRRNFQNSTGGPFAAGIFERVSGRLVVIGVNRVMPFLCSSAHAEVMAISLAQKLLGVYDLGAPELPAHQLVVNWRPCAMCFGAVLWSGVRSLVIAGEGPELEEITGFDEGPVHPDWRAELSRRGIEVVEDVLRTEALEAYREFATSQSFVYNARLGVD, from the coding sequence ATGTCGAATACGCAGAACGCCTACAACCGCGCCAATACCAGCTTTTCCCTGGATCTGCCGGACTGGGCCGTCGAGGAACTTAATGCCCTGCCGAAACACCTCGTGAGCGTGGAGGAGCGGATGGCGGCGGTTATAGAATTTTCGCGCCGGAATTTTCAGAACAGCACCGGAGGGCCCTTTGCGGCGGGCATCTTTGAACGGGTCTCGGGCAGACTCGTGGTGATCGGAGTCAACCGGGTGATGCCCTTTCTGTGTTCCTCGGCGCATGCGGAGGTCATGGCTATTTCCCTGGCGCAGAAGCTGCTAGGAGTCTACGACCTGGGCGCCCCCGAGCTGCCTGCTCATCAGTTGGTGGTAAACTGGCGGCCCTGCGCCATGTGTTTTGGAGCGGTGCTGTGGTCGGGCGTCCGCTCGCTGGTGATTGCGGGCGAGGGCCCCGAACTTGAGGAGATCACCGGTTTTGACGAAGGTCCGGTGCACCCCGACTGGCGTGCCGAGCTGTCACGGCGCGGAATAGAAGTGGTGGAGGATGTCCTGCGGACGGAAGCCCTGGAAGCCTACCGGGAATTCGCCACCAGCCAGTCGTTTGTCTATAATGCCCGGCTCGGGGTGGACTGA
- a CDS encoding type II toxin-antitoxin system HipA family toxin: protein MSTTATVKLWGSTIGAVSLEDGAASAMFEYDTAFSRSGIEVAPLMMPLSRRLYSFPSLRPETFHGLPGLLADSLPDRFGNALIDAWLARSGRLPESFNAVERLYYTGSRGMGALEYVPSIRLDASGTSRIEVDKLVELASKVLTHRDNLRGWVKEDGKETALRDILQVGTSAGGARAKAIIAWNPQTGEVRSGQVKAGSGFEYWLMKFDGVSGNKDKEQEDPKGYGAIEYAYYRMALDAGITMSPSRLFEENGRRHFMTKRFDRLDGGDKLHMQSLCGMAHYDFNQAGAYGYEQALQVIRRLGLPMAAIEEQFRRMVFNVVARNQDDHVKNIAFLMDRTGKWSLSPAFDMTYSYQPNGQWTARHQMTLNGKRDGFTLDDFKACAQSASMKRGRAETIVAEVQGVVARWLDYADEAQVNPAQRDKIQAALRVEFIR, encoded by the coding sequence ATGAGCACGACGGCAACGGTCAAGCTGTGGGGGAGCACGATCGGCGCTGTGTCTCTTGAGGACGGGGCTGCGAGCGCGATGTTTGAATACGACACGGCGTTCAGCAGGAGCGGTATCGAGGTGGCCCCGCTGATGATGCCTCTTTCCCGCCGACTCTACTCCTTTCCATCGCTGCGACCGGAAACCTTCCACGGTCTGCCGGGGTTGCTCGCGGATTCGTTGCCCGACCGGTTCGGCAATGCATTGATCGATGCCTGGCTTGCCCGGTCCGGTCGTTTGCCGGAATCGTTCAACGCGGTGGAACGTCTTTACTATACCGGTTCGCGCGGCATGGGGGCGCTTGAATATGTTCCGTCAATCCGATTGGACGCGTCCGGCACGTCCCGGATCGAAGTCGACAAATTGGTCGAGCTGGCTTCGAAGGTTTTGACCCATCGCGACAACCTGCGCGGCTGGGTCAAGGAAGACGGCAAGGAAACAGCACTGCGGGACATTCTGCAAGTCGGAACTTCCGCGGGCGGGGCGCGGGCCAAGGCGATCATCGCCTGGAATCCGCAAACGGGCGAAGTGCGCTCGGGCCAGGTCAAGGCGGGTAGCGGGTTTGAATACTGGCTGATGAAGTTCGACGGGGTCAGCGGCAACAAGGACAAGGAACAGGAGGACCCGAAGGGATACGGCGCGATCGAATACGCCTATTATCGAATGGCCCTCGACGCGGGAATCACCATGAGCCCAAGCCGCCTGTTCGAGGAGAACGGTCGTCGCCATTTCATGACGAAACGGTTCGACCGTCTGGATGGCGGAGACAAGCTGCACATGCAATCCTTGTGCGGCATGGCCCATTATGATTTCAACCAGGCCGGCGCATACGGCTATGAGCAGGCCTTGCAGGTCATCCGCCGACTGGGACTGCCGATGGCGGCCATCGAGGAGCAGTTCCGGCGGATGGTGTTCAATGTCGTTGCCCGCAACCAGGATGACCACGTCAAGAACATTGCTTTTCTGATGGACCGGACGGGGAAATGGTCGCTCTCACCGGCGTTTGACATGACCTACAGCTATCAGCCAAACGGGCAATGGACAGCGCGCCACCAAATGACCCTGAATGGCAAACGGGATGGCTTCACTCTGGACGATTTCAAGGCGTGCGCACAGAGCGCCTCGATGAAGCGCGGACGAGCGGAAACGATCGTTGCCGAAGTACAGGGCGTCGTTGCCCGCTGGCTGGACTATGCTGACGAGGCGCAGGTGAATCCGGCGCAGCGGGACAAGATTCAGGCAGCCTTGAGAGTGGAGTTCATACGATGA
- a CDS encoding helix-turn-helix domain-containing protein gives MKIEGLLTDEAILTELGRRIVQRRLELQFTQEMLADQAGVSKRTVERIEAGATAQMSTLIRILRALELLDRLETLVPEAVPRPMDLVRLKGKARKRASGKRQAAQEGPWQWGDET, from the coding sequence ATGAAGATCGAAGGATTGTTGACGGACGAAGCCATTCTGACAGAGCTGGGGCGGCGGATTGTGCAGCGTCGGCTGGAACTTCAGTTTACCCAGGAAATGTTGGCGGACCAGGCGGGGGTTTCGAAGCGGACGGTGGAGCGCATCGAGGCTGGGGCCACGGCGCAAATGTCGACCTTGATCCGGATTCTGCGGGCTTTGGAACTCCTGGACCGGTTGGAAACGCTGGTGCCCGAGGCCGTCCCCCGTCCCATGGATTTGGTCAGGCTTAAGGGCAAGGCGCGCAAAAGGGCCAGCGGCAAGCGGCAGGCCGCACAGGAAGGGCCGTGGCAGTGGGGTGATGAAACATGA
- a CDS encoding tlde1 domain-containing protein → MPWIYDQQSGRITGPGGEEYQGYSGHPPHRNQPASENIVNEGPIPRGSWRIDSELRNSAQTGQMILLLNPVGHTAHGRRSFQIHGDSARRPGLASSGCIVLPRNARIAISQSGDTSLIVR, encoded by the coding sequence ATGCCTTGGATCTATGATCAGCAATCAGGAAGAATTACTGGTCCCGGAGGGGAGGAATATCAAGGATACAGCGGCCATCCTCCGCATCGAAATCAACCTGCATCCGAGAACATCGTCAATGAAGGTCCCATACCAAGAGGGTCATGGAGAATTGACTCTGAATTACGTAATAGCGCTCAAACAGGACAAATGATTTTGTTGCTCAATCCTGTCGGTCATACTGCGCATGGTCGCCGTTCTTTTCAGATTCATGGCGATAGTGCCAGGCGGCCTGGATTAGCTTCGAGTGGGTGTATTGTCTTGCCGAGAAATGCAAGAATTGCGATCAGTCAAAGCGGTGATACTAGCCTTATAGTGAGATGA
- a CDS encoding helix-turn-helix domain-containing protein — protein sequence MSPKKTSAHDLPGSPAANLERLGDNIRAARKLRGLSMQDLAARTMTTRETIRRLENGHPGVSLGVLAHVLWVLQLDDQLGGMASLESDPVGRAMAVSRLPQRVTTEVSDALDF from the coding sequence ATGTCACCCAAGAAAACATCCGCCCACGACCTGCCGGGGAGCCCCGCCGCCAATCTTGAACGCCTAGGGGACAACATTCGCGCCGCCCGGAAGCTGCGCGGCCTGAGCATGCAGGACCTGGCCGCACGCACCATGACCACGCGCGAGACCATCCGCCGCCTGGAAAACGGGCACCCCGGGGTGTCCCTCGGGGTGCTGGCCCATGTCCTGTGGGTTCTGCAGCTCGACGACCAGCTTGGCGGCATGGCCTCCCTGGAATCCGACCCCGTAGGCAGGGCCATGGCCGTGAGCAGACTGCCGCAACGCGTTACAACGGAGGTGAGCGATGCCCTCGACTTCTGA